ACTGATAATAACGATAGAAAACTTACAGGTGCTGCAATGATTGACGGTAATACGAAAACCCTCCGCGCATTCTTAAATGATACGGAAACTGAAGGAGTAACCTGGATAAAAGGAGAAGGGAAAGGCGGGCTAGTAAGGAGCTCTGATGAAGAAGCAAGTCAGCCAATTGTATATGAGAGTTTGTCGATGAAAAGTAAAATAAAACCTTCTGTAAAAGGAGATTCGATTTCTTTCACGGTTAAAATTGAAACTGAAGGGCGTATAGGGGAGCATTGGGATATCGGTGGAAAAGCATTTGACAGCAAATACATGAAAAGGGCGGAAAAAGCTACAGAAAAAGAAATTGAGCGTTTGGTGAAAAGTGTACTGGAGAAAACGCAGGGTGAGTATAAAATGGATGTGCTGGGATTTGGAAGAAGCCTTCAAATCAGCTATCCTCAGGTATGGAATAAAGTTAAAGATAATTGGGATGAAACCTTTAGCGAAATACCGGTTGATTTCAGCATTAACGTCTCAATAAAAGAAATGGGTACATCCGGCTAATTAAGGGAGGCTGCCATTTTAGTGCAGCTGCCCTTTTATGGTTCAATATATTCTTCTTTATAGAGGGCAGGATTGGCTGCAGTATTCAAACTCTGTGCAGACGCCCACAATTTCGCCAGGAATCGCGGCATTATCTGCTGTGAAGGAAGAGTGCCATATCTCGAAAAGTAAACAAACAGTTTTAAATAAGTTCTTGCATTATGGGGCAGGTGAATTTCCCTTGCGTATTAATCATTTTCCGTGGTGGTCGCAAAAGACGGGTTTCAAAGCCTGAAATAAACCTTGTACTCTTACCGTTATATTCATTTTGAATATAATGGATTTTTTAAATAATCGTGGGATCATCCGAGCCATCATAATTGGCCAGTCTGGCCTGCCGAAATGCGGGAACAGAAGACAGGTTTTCTGATATACCCAAAGCGTGGGCATATGCTTTATCATGTCCTTCATATAGAGGCTTGATATTTACATTCTCCATGATATCCACTAGCGGAAATTCCTCATTTCTCAAATACGGCGGCCTGAATATTTGTCTTCAAAGCTTAAGCCATCGAGTGAATCACAAACTAATGAAGTGAAAAAATACCACTGCCCATTGTTATCCAGGCTGACATCATAATCCTGTCCATCTTTTTCAATCTGGAAATCAGTAAAGCGGTCTTCACGGTCGAAAGTAAAATCTAAGTGCTCTTTTTCTGCTTGCCTGAATCCATATGGAATCTGAATCGGTACACAAACCTCTGAGAAGTATTGATTTTTCATGCAATCCACACCTTGCATTCTTTTTTTAAATTTTCCCTGCTATCGAAAATACCCTGCAGAATTCTTAGTCATGCCAAAAAGTAAGGATAAATTCCTTTAGTTATATAAAAATAATAAAAACGAATGGAAAGGACACCGAGAATGAAAAAATGCATTTTTCTAGTCATCACTCTTTCATTAATCTGGCAATTCAATTGGACATCTGTACACGCCGAAAACAATCCCCGCAATATTTATGAGGTAAAGCAGGGGGATACCCTGACAATGATTGCAAAAAAATATGGATCAACAGCAGGGGACTTAAAGCAATATAACGGCTTGCAGTCAGACAGACTTTTAATAGGACAAAAGCTCCGTGTTCCAATCATGTACAAAGTGGCACGCGGGGATACACTCTGGAAGCTGGCGGGAAAATTCGATTCCGCCGTGCCGATTATTAAAGAAGCTAATGGGCTATCTGCCGACGGCTTGAATGCAGGGCAAAAATTAAAAATTGTTCCTAAGAAATTAGCCATGGATGGAAAGTTCGTCCTCATGACGAGAGAGGAATTCCGGGATTGGATATTCAATCAGAAATTTACGAGAAAAGTGGCCAAAGTTCAGCAGCATCATACCTATCAGCCATCTTACAAACAGTTCAATGGCTCAAATCATTTTGCTTTAATGAAGGGTATGGAAGAGTATCATGTAACCGGGATGAAGTGGAGTATGATCAGCCAGCAGCTGACCACTTTCCCGGATGGAAAGGTGGCTGTGGGAAGGCCGTTCGATATAGCGCCGGAAGGATCATTCGGACTGCAGAATAAAGAAGCTATGCACAAGATCGAAGCAGATGCGATAGCGATTGAAAATCTCGGGAATTTTGATGATAATCATATGACTGCTGAACAAAAAGAAACGATCGTGACAGTCACAGCTCTCCTGATGCTGAAATATGGCCTTGCGCCATCCATTGACAGCATCACCTATCATCATTGGTGGGATATTAACTCCGGAGAACGGGTGCTGGATAGCAGTCATGGACATGCAGTGAAAACGTGTCCCGGCACTGAATTTTTTGGCGGTAATTCTACTGCAAGCGCTAAGAATAATTTATATCCACTAGTTCGGAAAAAAATGCAGGAAATCAGAGGAACATTGCACTAATGAGAAAAACCCGCAGCTGGTGCGGGTTTTTCTCATCGTTTTTTCTTTTTCTTTTTATCATCTTCTGCTGCAAGCTTTGCTTTATTTACACTTTCGAGCTCTACTTGCACATGGATTTTACTTTCCGCGACTGCCGTTACGCTGGTCACTTTGCCTTTGCGTCCTTTGATTTTAACCTCTTCGCCTTGATTTGGGACACTTTTGCGAAGTTGATTTAATAAAACATTTCTCCCATCAAGATAATACACCGTAAACATTCTCATCACACCTTTTTTCTATGGAATGTGGTACAAGTTATTGCACCTTTCCTATAAAATATAGGCTTAGTGATAAAAATAGACCGATTATATTTATTTTTTCAAATAATAGTTGCGAACGTATGTTCTTTGTAGTAAAATTAAATTTGTAATAAATGTTAAGAAAAATGAAAAAATTAGGGGAGCTGATTAGAATGACAGTTAAAGTAATTCCTTATTTAGTGATGGACGGAAATGCGAATGAAGCGATTGAATTTTACAGAGAAGCGCTGGAAGCGGAAGTTCTGTATAAGCAAACATTTGAGGAAGGGCCGGAAAACCCTGAATATCCACTTCCTCATGAAGCAAAGAACCGCATTATGCATGCAACGGTAAAGGTTGGGGAGAATGAAATCATGTTTAGTGATACATTCCCTGGCCAGAATCATCAAATAGGCAATCAGGTGACCATTTGCCTCTCTACATCAGATTCTCAAAAATCGAAGAAATTCTTTGAAGCTCTGCAGCAGGGCGGGCAAGTGACGATGCCTCTTCAGGAAACATTTTTCAGCCCTTCATATGGCAGCGTTATCGACAAATTCGGAGTGAATTTTCAAATTTATACTGAAGGCGAGCATTGATTCGGGAAAAATAGAAGCCACTCCATATAATAGGAGTTAGAAAATGAGCATCGTTAATTATCTTGGCTGTAATGTTCTACTGCCAGTCAGTGATCCTGAGAGTGATGATGAGATCATAATAGGTGATTTCTTCTCAGATGAAGATATGAGGGCAGAGGTACATAAACATCTGTCAGCAAAATATATCTACGAGGTATCCTCTAGTCAACACGGCAGCATTTGGTTTAATAAATACTACAAAAAAGACTATCCAAAAGGGCATGAAGAAGGGCAGCAAATTTTCAAATTGCTATGTGCTTTTTTAGATCAGCACCTTGCATCAGGGGATTATTGTGAACTGTATACCTGCTGGGTTGGTGACGAATCGGAAGAACCTGAATACAAGGACTGTATTAACCTTCATGAATTTGATATCGATAAGATTGAAGTATTTGAAAAATCATTGCTTGTTATCAACAAATAAATGTCTGTTTGAGCCATTCCTTTATGGAGGAGGAATAGGCTCTTTTTTGTGGAATTGTTTAATTTTAGCATACTTAAGTTCATGATAGAATTATTTATCAAGTGAGAAAGGGAACTTTTATGATAATAAAATCAAAAGAACACATAGTTAATAATCTGAACTACATTATTAGATCTGCTGTCGAGGAAGATGCAAAGGAACTTTCTAAAGTAAGGGTGCAGATTGATGGCGAAACGGAGAATATGGACCGGGAAGCAGGCGAAGCATTTATAGAAGAAACAGGTTTTAAAGAGTTAATTAATAAAGATTCCATGAGTAGCCGGAATATATTCCTGGTTGCTGAAGTGAATGGAAAAATTGCCGGCTTCTCCAGATGTGAAGGCAGCGAACTGAAAAGAAGCGGTCATAAAGTTGAATTTGGTGTATGTGTTCTCAAGGAATTCTGGGGCTTTGCTATTGGAAAAAACCTATTAGCACAGTCTATTCAATGGGCGGACTCTAATCATATTAAGAAGATTACTTTAAATGTTCTTGAAACAAACGAGAAAGCGATAAAGCTGTATGAGCAAAATGGCTTTGAAATAGAAGGAATATTAAAAATGGATAAGCAGCTGTCTGATGGCAACTATTACAGCACCATCGCAATGGGAAGGATTAATGATAATACTCTAAGATGAATAATTTTCCTCTAAAGAAAGAAAAGAACATGAAGGAGCTAAAGCATAAAACACGGAGGAGCCGGCACGAAGCACTTTGGCTCGACGTTTCCTTGGATATCAAATCCCAGTTTACATGCTTGGACCCCGGCACTGCTTCCTGTCATTTCCGCAACTCCGTACCCCTTATTTATGAATTGAATATAATTTAACATACGTCAGCTAAGGAGTATGTTATGGACAATCAACTAAAAGAGATCGTCGGAGCCACTTTAGCTGCGATCGGAACGATCATTTCAGCTGTCTCAACCATACCCGTAAAGTCGAAAAAAATGGAAAAACTTTTTGAGGGGCTTGATATCGTGGGAAACAGCCTCCAAGGAACAGGTAACGCTCTTCAGGCGGATGGGCAAAGCGTGCCATCACTTGAAAAGGTCGGCAATGAGATACAGGCAATCGGAAATAGTATAGTCATTGCCGGATTAACTTTGGATTTAAAGGAAGACAATGAGGATAAATTAGTAATCGCAGGGAATTGGCTTCAGGCTCTTGGCGGTGCCGCAGCACTTGGAGATGAATTTGAAGATCCCACTGCAGCCGGACAGCTTTTTAATATTTATGGAAACTTGCTTCAATCAATTGGCAACTCCCTTCAGGCATATGGAGGCACGATTAATCTCAGGGAAAAAGAGCGGGGAGATTCGGGAGAAAGCGCAAATAACATTATTGCCGTTGGAAGCTGGATTCAGGCAGTCGGCTCTGTTTTATCAGTAATCGGCCAGCTTCAGGAGGAAAATCAGGAGATTTCTTCTGATAGCAGAGAAGAAAACAATGAACCTGACTCAAAAACTTCTGTGTGGCTAAATGAAGAACTTCTTTAGAAAGGGGTAATCATGTATCTAGAAGGAGATGAGCTATTAACAATCGGAGCTTATTTTTTGGTTGCGGGCACATTTATTTCTGCGATTGGTGAAACCATGAAGCCAGATGAAAACAATTTGAACAAAAAATTAATCCGGGACGGTAACGGAGTCCAGGCGGTTGGCAATAGCCTGCAGGGATTTGGAAGGATAAGTGCAGCTGAAGGAAATGAAGAAGAAGCAAATCTATATGGAATTATCGGGAGCTTTACCCAGGCAGGCGGCAATTCCATCAACACTGCCGCAAACAATATCGAAATACAAAATCCATCAGTTTCTGTGGCAGGCTTTAATTCACTGGGCAGTACCATTCAATCGATGGGGGCAGCTTTGGAAGCTGCGGGAGTTGCAAACTCGGAAAATAATATACTCAGCAATCTCGAGACTCTGGGCTACTCATTTATTTCCGTATCGGCCATCCTCGACGCTATAGGAATTCTTATAGAAGATGAAGAGAGTATCCAAAAAAGACTGCTTCTGGCTGCAGGAGGATGGCTGGAATTCATTGGTGCCTCTCTTGGCGCCTATGTAATAATCAAGGCAGCTGAGGAAACAGCATGATTTTACATTAATAGAGAAAATAAACGTTTATCATGATGATATCAGTTGATATATGTCGAATATCAATATGCTAGCAGTCGCTATCTTTGTGCGAATGTGTCAATTTCCGGTGATTATACAAAAAAACCTGGAATATCACTACTCCAGGCAAGCTTAAAGTTTTATTATACCCCTTCAAACAATACGGCAGCACCGACGCCGCCTCCGCTTCCAATGGCAGCTAATACATATTTGGAAGGAGGTCTTCTTTGGACTTCATAAAATAATTTTGTAACCATCACAGCTCCTGAAGCTCCATAAGGGTGGCCAATTGTTAGAGCACCACCTTTAACATTCAGTATTTCATAAGGAATGGAAAGCTCATTGGCGCATGCTGCTATTTTTGATGCAAATGCTTCATTAATTTCGATTAAATCAATATCGTCAATTGTTAAATAATTTCTTTCAAGGATAGCTTGTATGGCTGGGACAGGCGCAGATCCCGGATAGTTGGGATGTACACCTGCTACTGCACTATCGGCAAAACGCAGAATGGGCCTGTAGCCGTTTTTTATTGCTGTTTCTTCCTCCATCACCAGCACAGCAGCTGCCCCATCATGGATTCCGCAGCTGTTAGCTGCTGTTACAGTGCCATCCTTTTTAAATATAGGCTTTGCACGTTTAAGAAGAGTTTCCATTTTTCTTTTTCTAAAAACTCTTCATCATGCAGATGTCTTCCAATTGGGATCATTTCTTCGGCCAGCAGTCCCTTTTCGAAAGCTTCCCAGCTCCGTTCATAGCTCAATTGTGCATATGTATCCTGACTTTCCCTTGATATGTTGTATTTCTCGGCTACATTTTCCGCTGCCGCACCCATATCGGGGTCTCCTATTTTTTCCGGGGAGAAGCGGGCCCTTTTGGAAAAGGGCGAGGTGCTGGCACTTTCGGTACCGCCCGCTATATAACAAGTCCCGGCACCTCCCTGGATGTAATAGCATGCCAATCGAATGGCTTCAAGACCCGCACTGCATTGCCTGTCCAGGGTTAAGCCCGGAACAGACAAAGGGAGTCCTGCTTCCAATGCTGACAAGCGGGCTACATTCCCGCCAGGTCCTACGACATTGCCCAAAATGACATCATCAATTTTATCTTCCATTCCTTCAGCAAGATAATTCAGAAGCGGGGCAGCAAGTTCATGGGGCTCATAGTCCTTAAGCATCCCATTTACTTTTCCAATAGGTGTTCTTTTTGCCTGTACAATCACTGCTTTCTTAATGGCTAATCACCTTTCTTTCGAAAGATTCCTTCAGCTGGGCACGGGCAATTTTTCCGCCGGCTGTGTAGGGCATTTCTTCAGTGAAAATCCATCTGCGGGGAACCTTATATGAGGCTAAATGTTTTTTACATAGGCGCTTTAACTCAAGGGCATCTGTTTTGCCTTTGATGACTGCAGCTGCAATTTGCCCCCAATATTGATCTTCCAGTCCTATCACAGCAACCTCCTCGACATCCGGGTGCAGACTGATCACTTTCTCAATTTCTTCAGGAAAGATATTAATAGCTCCATATAATATCATGTTCTTTTCACGTCCGCTGATGTATAAATATCCTTTATTATCAACATAGCCCATATCATCAACGGTGGCCCATCCATCCTGATCCTGTATGGAATGGATTGTTTCATTTGAAAGGTATCCATCGAAAATAAGTTCGCTTCTGACAAATATTTTGCCAATTTCATAAGGAGCGAGTTTCCGGCCGTCTGTTCCTCTAATTTCGATTTCAACACCATGGCAGGGCTTTCCGACTGATCCTGCTATATCCTCATCCGCAAGAAATGTTACATAGCTCAATTCACTGGCTCCATAAAATTCGATCATGGAGAGCTGGGGGAATATTTTGCTGATTTCCAGCTTCGAAGTTTCATCCCATTTCGCACCTGAGGAAAAGATTTTTATAGGCTTCTCTATGATTCTTTTTCTCTTAAAATAGCTGAAACCATGGTCGGAACTGTATAAAGTGTGCTGATGGGCTGCTCCTCGATACATGAGAGAACCTGGGCTGCACTGAATTTCTCGAGCAGGTGAACCGTTCCGCCCGTACACAGCGTACTTATCGCGCCATACAAAAAATGAGAGTGGATAAGTGCCCCGGGAATCAGGACGTGTTCCTTCTCATTCATCTTAAAATCGTGATGGTTCACCTTGAAGCTTGCTGCCCAGGATCTATGGGAGCGGATAAATGCTTTTGGGATGCCGGTCGTGCCTGAAGTAAATCCCATATAAAATGGGCGGTTCCTTTCTGAATCGATGTGAAACGAAGTGCTTTGACCGCAGATTTCCTCCATGGCATCCTCCCAGATAAGCACGAAAGGGTGCAGGCTGGCAATCTGATCATAGTATTCTTTACCTGTGATCACGATAGAAGGGTTGGATATTTCAATCCGCTGCTTAAGTTCTTCGGCCTTCCATTTTAAGTCGAAAGGTACAGCTGTCCATCCAGCCATGGAGGCACCTGTGAATAATTGCAGAAAAGGAATTCCATTTGGCAGCAGGATTGCTGCAGTTTTATTGGTTACAGATAAAGAGTGAAGCCAGTTAGCAGTTTTGCAGAGATGAGAGCTCCATTCTTTATAGCTTAAAGTTTGGCTTTTCGAGATGATTGCTGCTTTATTTGGAGATTCTTCGGCGAGTTTTTTAATATTTGCTGTAATATTCGTCAACGGGTTGTCCTCTCCTTATGGAAAAGGAGACACCTTATAGTGTCTCCAGAGATTTAGAAAATTGCTTATTTATAATCGGATGCTTAAGCAGCCGGAATACCAGGAAAGAAGCGAGCGTCGCTTTTAACACATCTCCCGGAATATAAACCAAGCTTAATTTAATCGCATCAGACAAAGGAATATTCATCATAAAGGCCTGTACCGGAATTCCCAAAAGATAGATGAGGAATATGCCGACAGTCAGGTTTATGAGCAGGATATTCTTTAATTTTAACGTTTTGAAGCGTGAGAGTAAATACCCGATAAAAAATGCTGTAAGTGGATAGGAAATCAAATACCCTGCACTAGGCCCGAAGAATACACCAATGCCGCCGCGGCCTCCTGATAATAATGGTGCACCTGCAGCAACCAAGAGTAAAAACACTGCCATGCTGATTCCGCCAAGTCTGGCGCCTAAAATACCGCCGGCCAAAAGGACACCGAGTGTCTGCAAGGTTATCGGAACGGGTGTAAAAGATAGCATGATTGGAGGAACAAGACCAAGTGCTCCCATTACTGCTGCAAATAAAGCCACATAAGTCATCTCTTTAACTTTCATAATACCTCTCCAATTCAAATTAATAGGTTAACTGGTTTCATTTTATGGTTAACACAAATGTTTGTCAACCTAAAAAAACGAAGTTTACAATCATGAGGATACAAGTTGGTTTAATGCTGTAAGTTTACTAGTATATATGTACTGAGCAGATGCAGCCATTAAATATTCATGTTTATTTTTTCTAAAATAAATCAAACTAAGCGGGTATCAAAATATTTTATAGGGGGTATTTAACGTGTCCAAGAAAAACAATACACCATCTGAACAAGTTGACCAAAAGGCATTATTGGACAATAAAGTGCAAGATGCGAGAAAAAACAACTTCGAAGAGGACCACATACGCAGAGTTACATCAAATGGTGCACAAGGTCAATAATTAGAAGCCCAGTTACAGAAATAAAAACCCGTTCTTAAATGATCGGGTTTTTATTGTTGCTTAAGAGACTGGGGCTATGATATAAAGGACAAGATATTTTTTGACTATTCAGTTGACTATTCCAGAATATGATTTATGATAGGGGTAACCGAAACATTGTTTTACTTACAAAACAAACATGTGTGGAGGTTATACAATGCCATTTATTGAAGTGAATGATTTAACGATTCATTATGAAGTTGAAGGAAATGGTGAGCCGCTTGTTATTCTTCATGGGCTGGGAAACAATTCACAATCCTGGAAAAAGCAGCTGGAAGGGTTAAGTAAGGAATTTACTGTTATTGCCTGGGATGCGCCCGGCTATGGCAAGAGCTCTGATCCAAGGGAGGAATTTACACAGTTCAGCCAATTTGCTGATGTTTTAAAGGGCTTTATTGACGGTTTGCATTATAAAACTGTTAATCTTTTAGGCCATTCAATGGGTTCAGCCATTGCTCTTGATTTCTGCAGCCGTTATCCTGATATGGTGACCAGGCTGATCATAGCCGATGCCACTCGCGGTGCCGCGGGGCAGAGTCAAGAAGAAAACGAAAGAAAGCTGAAGAACCGCTTACATAATATTGACACATTGGATCCAAAGGAGTTGGCTCAATTAAGGGTAAAAGAACTTCTTGCGCCAAACCCGGATCCTGAAGTAAAGAAGGAAGCAGAACGCATCATGTCCCAGGTGAGGCCGATGGGCTATCGCTCTGTGGCCTTTTCACTTTCAAATTTAAATCAAATGGATATTTTGCCTTCCATTCCTGTTCCTGTCCTTGTTATTTGCGGGGCATTGGATAAGGTGACTCCTGTAAGCGAATCTGAAATTTTCCATCAGTATATCCCTAATTCAATTCTGAAAACCATTCCGAAAACAGGGCATTTATGCTATCAGGAGAATGCGGACTATTTTAATGCCCTTATTTTGAATTTCCTGCAGGGAGCATACAAAAAAGAAGAATTAGCTGAAAGGTAACCATAGAGAAATATTTCCTATTTCTCTCCTGGTTTTGTTAATATGTTAGTAAAAATGTAAACAGGGGGTGACTTGCATGGCAAAAGAGGAGAAAGAGCGGTATAATGCCAATGCTCTGGTACGGGGGCTGGAAATCTTAAAGCTCTTTAATGAGGAGCGTCCAACTCTGTCACTGGTTGAAATTGCAAAAGAATTGAATGTTAGCCGAACAGTCCCGTATCGATTATTGTATACTCTCCAATCGCTTGGTTATCTTGACCAGGACGAAAACTCAAAGAGATATAGTTTAACGCCCCAGGTATTAGAATTGGGCTTTTCCTACTTAAGTACGTTAAAACTTCCGGAAATTGCCCAGCCATATTTGGAAACATTAAGAGATGAAACAGGGGCTTCCTGCCATTTATCTATTCTGGATGGGAATGAAGTGGTGTATGTTGGCAGTGCTCCTGTCAGAGGGGTATCTGCTATTAATGTCAATATCGGACTGAGGCTTCCAGCTCATGCAACAGCAAATGGTAAATTGCTGCTTGCCTATCAGCCGCAGGAAAAGCTGAAACAGCTTTTTTATGGATCCGAATTAAAACCGTATACGGATCGGACAAAAACATCCCTGGCTGATTTTCAAAATGAAATTAAAATAATCAGGAGAAATGGATACTCCATTACAAAAGGAGAGCTTCACCATGGGATTCAATCAGTAGCGGCGCCCATATTTGATAAAACCGGCAGCATTATGGCGGCTATTAATGTTGTAGCAACAGAGACAACATTCCATGATGAGTTTATTGAACAAGTAGCGCTGCCTAAAGTGCTTGAGATTTCAAAAAAGTTATCAGGATATATGGGATATCATTTATAAGAATAGAAAGAGTGGTTAAAAGCTTGCAGCTGCTG
This window of the Cytobacillus pseudoceanisediminis genome carries:
- a CDS encoding AMP-binding enzyme, with the translated sequence MYRGAAHQHTLYSSDHGFSYFKRKRIIEKPIKIFSSGAKWDETSKLEISKIFPQLSMIEFYGASELSYVTFLADEDIAGSVGKPCHGVEIEIRGTDGRKLAPYEIGKIFVRSELIFDGYLSNETIHSIQDQDGWATVDDMGYVDNKGYLYISGREKNMILYGAINIFPEEIEKVISLHPDVEEVAVIGLEDQYWGQIAAAVIKGKTDALELKRLCKKHLASYKVPRRWIFTEEMPYTAGGKIARAQLKESFERKVISH
- a CDS encoding AMP-binding protein: MTNITANIKKLAEESPNKAAIISKSQTLSYKEWSSHLCKTANWLHSLSVTNKTAAILLPNGIPFLQLFTGASMAGWTAVPFDLKWKAEELKQRIEISNPSIVITGKEYYDQIASLHPFVLIWEDAMEEICGQSTSFHIDSERNRPFYMGFTSGTTGIPKAFIRSHRSWAASFKVNHHDFKMNEKEHVLIPGALIHSHFLYGAISTLCTGGTVHLLEKFSAAQVLSCIEEQPISTLYTVPTMVSAILREKES
- a CDS encoding biotin transporter BioY, whose amino-acid sequence is MKVKEMTYVALFAAVMGALGLVPPIMLSFTPVPITLQTLGVLLAGGILGARLGGISMAVFLLLVAAGAPLLSGGRGGIGVFFGPSAGYLISYPLTAFFIGYLLSRFKTLKLKNILLINLTVGIFLIYLLGIPVQAFMMNIPLSDAIKLSLVYIPGDVLKATLASFLVFRLLKHPIINKQFSKSLETL
- a CDS encoding IclR family transcriptional regulator, whose translation is MAKEEKERYNANALVRGLEILKLFNEERPTLSLVEIAKELNVSRTVPYRLLYTLQSLGYLDQDENSKRYSLTPQVLELGFSYLSTLKLPEIAQPYLETLRDETGASCHLSILDGNEVVYVGSAPVRGVSAINVNIGLRLPAHATANGKLLLAYQPQEKLKQLFYGSELKPYTDRTKTSLADFQNEIKIIRRNGYSITKGELHHGIQSVAAPIFDKTGSIMAAINVVATETTFHDEFIEQVALPKVLEISKKLSGYMGYHL
- a CDS encoding LysM peptidoglycan-binding domain-containing protein; amino-acid sequence: MKKCIFLVITLSLIWQFNWTSVHAENNPRNIYEVKQGDTLTMIAKKYGSTAGDLKQYNGLQSDRLLIGQKLRVPIMYKVARGDTLWKLAGKFDSAVPIIKEANGLSADGLNAGQKLKIVPKKLAMDGKFVLMTREEFRDWIFNQKFTRKVAKVQQHHTYQPSYKQFNGSNHFALMKGMEEYHVTGMKWSMISQQLTTFPDGKVAVGRPFDIAPEGSFGLQNKEAMHKIEADAIAIENLGNFDDNHMTAEQKETIVTVTALLMLKYGLAPSIDSITYHHWWDINSGERVLDSSHGHAVKTCPGTEFFGGNSTASAKNNLYPLVRKKMQEIRGTLH
- a CDS encoding VOC family protein, which translates into the protein MTVKVIPYLVMDGNANEAIEFYREALEAEVLYKQTFEEGPENPEYPLPHEAKNRIMHATVKVGENEIMFSDTFPGQNHQIGNQVTICLSTSDSQKSKKFFEALQQGGQVTMPLQETFFSPSYGSVIDKFGVNFQIYTEGEH
- a CDS encoding DUF6944 family repetitive protein produces the protein MDNQLKEIVGATLAAIGTIISAVSTIPVKSKKMEKLFEGLDIVGNSLQGTGNALQADGQSVPSLEKVGNEIQAIGNSIVIAGLTLDLKEDNEDKLVIAGNWLQALGGAAALGDEFEDPTAAGQLFNIYGNLLQSIGNSLQAYGGTINLREKERGDSGESANNIIAVGSWIQAVGSVLSVIGQLQEENQEISSDSREENNEPDSKTSVWLNEELL
- a CDS encoding GNAT family N-acetyltransferase, whose translation is MIIKSKEHIVNNLNYIIRSAVEEDAKELSKVRVQIDGETENMDREAGEAFIEETGFKELINKDSMSSRNIFLVAEVNGKIAGFSRCEGSELKRSGHKVEFGVCVLKEFWGFAIGKNLLAQSIQWADSNHIKKITLNVLETNEKAIKLYEQNGFEIEGILKMDKQLSDGNYYSTIAMGRINDNTLR
- a CDS encoding alpha/beta fold hydrolase; the encoded protein is MPFIEVNDLTIHYEVEGNGEPLVILHGLGNNSQSWKKQLEGLSKEFTVIAWDAPGYGKSSDPREEFTQFSQFADVLKGFIDGLHYKTVNLLGHSMGSAIALDFCSRYPDMVTRLIIADATRGAAGQSQEENERKLKNRLHNIDTLDPKELAQLRVKELLAPNPDPEVKKEAERIMSQVRPMGYRSVAFSLSNLNQMDILPSIPVPVLVICGALDKVTPVSESEIFHQYIPNSILKTIPKTGHLCYQENADYFNALILNFLQGAYKKEELAER
- a CDS encoding DUF6944 family repetitive protein, producing the protein MYLEGDELLTIGAYFLVAGTFISAIGETMKPDENNLNKKLIRDGNGVQAVGNSLQGFGRISAAEGNEEEANLYGIIGSFTQAGGNSINTAANNIEIQNPSVSVAGFNSLGSTIQSMGAALEAAGVANSENNILSNLETLGYSFISVSAILDAIGILIEDEESIQKRLLLAAGGWLEFIGASLGAYVIIKAAEETA